A genomic region of Burkholderiales bacterium contains the following coding sequences:
- a CDS encoding NAD(P)-dependent oxidoreductase, whose product MTFEKFEGKSVLVVGASGFFGRHVIERLGAVGAEVTAFSRSVPKRMPPNVVIRQGDASDPSQVAAAFAAAAPDVVYHLTSDSMGGREAELIPTSMRNDVLATLNVLLEAKHRGTARVVMTGSMEEPSGEAAEAVPSSPYAAAKWVTAGYARMLASLHDLPVVVLRLMMTYGPGQKAYKVVPATMLSLLENRPIKLGSGSRLVDWVYIDDVTDAFMRAAVAPYPGAASIDIGSGQLVSVRECLETIGDLTGRPHLLNFGALPDRPMEMVRAADGERAARLLDWRPSTTLRDGLALTQESMARLVGSRSRSNT is encoded by the coding sequence ATGACATTCGAGAAGTTCGAAGGCAAGAGCGTGCTCGTCGTAGGAGCCAGCGGCTTTTTCGGCCGACACGTCATTGAACGCCTTGGCGCGGTTGGTGCCGAGGTCACGGCTTTTTCAAGGAGCGTTCCCAAACGGATGCCCCCGAACGTAGTGATCCGCCAGGGTGATGCCAGCGATCCTTCGCAGGTCGCCGCGGCCTTTGCCGCAGCCGCACCCGACGTCGTCTACCACCTTACAAGCGACAGCATGGGAGGCCGCGAAGCCGAGTTGATTCCCACAAGCATGAGAAACGACGTCCTGGCAACCCTGAATGTCCTTCTGGAGGCAAAGCATCGTGGCACTGCACGCGTGGTGATGACGGGCTCCATGGAGGAACCTTCGGGCGAAGCGGCGGAAGCAGTACCGTCATCCCCATACGCGGCGGCCAAATGGGTCACTGCCGGATACGCGCGCATGCTGGCGAGCCTTCATGACTTGCCCGTCGTCGTCCTGCGCTTGATGATGACCTACGGTCCGGGCCAGAAAGCCTATAAGGTCGTGCCAGCTACCATGTTGTCGCTGCTCGAAAATCGGCCGATCAAGCTTGGCAGCGGCTCCCGACTGGTGGACTGGGTCTATATAGACGATGTCACTGACGCTTTCATGCGTGCAGCCGTCGCCCCCTATCCCGGCGCGGCCTCGATCGATATTGGCTCCGGACAACTGGTGTCCGTGCGCGAGTGCCTGGAGACGATTGGCGATCTGACCGGACGGCCGCACCTGCTCAATTTTGGCGCGTTGCCGGATCGTCCCATGGAAATGGTCAGGGCAGCCGATGGTGAGCGTGCGGCCCGCCTTCTGGATTGGCGGCCGTCAACGACTCTAAGAGACGGTTTGGCTCTCACCCAGGAATCAATGGCCAGACTGGTGGGATCGCGTTCGAGGAGCAATACCTGA